In one Cupriavidus taiwanensis genomic region, the following are encoded:
- a CDS encoding DNA translocase FtsK has translation MARATTTTRTDPSALPSRIGKLLGEVRWFLLLAVTLGFLCVLASYSKTDPGWSHANQVADIHNLGGRVGAWVADVLFFIFGFSAYWLAVLLVRRCWRGWRTLTAELPERTDHSLHRQGVTVSWIGFVLTLFSSMGLEAIRMYPLRAALPRAPGGVLGDLLGGWLQVALGFTGATLLLLLLLAIGLSLFFHFSWLSVAEQIGGFVETLFLGFKARRESKQDRIIGEAAKTERKETVEVQRVRIEEAAPVQIVRPQAVPKHERVEREKQQPLFADIQDSDLPPLSLLDPIPPHQETVSAETLEFTSRLIEKKLKDFGVEVKVVAAYPGPVITRYEIEPATGVKGSQVVNLARDLARSLSLVSIRVVETIPGKNYMGLELPNPKRQTVRLSEILGSQVYNESASSLTMALGKDIAGKPMVADLARMPHCMVAGTTGSGKSVGINAMILSLLYKAKPESVRLILIDPKMLEMSVYEGIPHLLCPVVTDMRQAGNALNWAVGEMERRYKLMSKLGVRNLAGYNKKIDEAAAKEEKIPNPFSLTPDAPEPLDKLPTIVIVIDELADLMMVVGKKVEELIARIAQKARAAGLHLVLATQRPSVDVITGLIKANVPTRIAFQVSSKIDSRTILDQQGAETLLGMGDMLYLAPGTGLPVRVHGAFVSDDEVHRVVEKLKESGEANYIEGILEGGLTDDGGGDGFGGGAGIGGGGGEADPLYDQAVEVVLKNRRASISLVQRHLRIGYNRAARLLEDMEKAGLVSAMSGNGNRDILAQGGGAAREDD, from the coding sequence ATGGCCCGAGCTACCACGACCACCCGCACCGATCCCTCAGCCTTGCCATCCCGCATCGGCAAACTGCTGGGCGAAGTCCGCTGGTTCCTGCTGCTTGCCGTCACGCTCGGTTTCCTGTGCGTGCTGGCCAGCTACAGCAAGACCGATCCCGGCTGGTCGCATGCCAACCAGGTGGCCGATATCCATAACCTGGGCGGCCGCGTCGGCGCCTGGGTAGCGGATGTGCTGTTCTTCATCTTCGGCTTTTCCGCCTACTGGCTGGCGGTGCTGCTGGTGCGCCGCTGCTGGCGCGGCTGGCGCACGCTGACCGCCGAACTGCCCGAACGTACCGACCACAGCCTGCACCGCCAGGGCGTCACCGTCAGCTGGATCGGCTTCGTGCTGACCCTGTTCTCCAGCATGGGGCTGGAGGCGATCCGCATGTATCCGCTGCGCGCCGCGCTGCCGCGCGCGCCGGGCGGGGTGCTGGGCGACCTGCTCGGCGGCTGGCTGCAGGTGGCGCTGGGCTTTACCGGTGCAACCCTGTTGCTGTTGCTGCTGCTCGCGATCGGGCTGTCGCTGTTCTTCCATTTCTCGTGGCTGAGCGTGGCCGAGCAGATCGGTGGCTTTGTCGAGACCCTGTTCCTGGGCTTCAAGGCCCGCCGCGAGAGCAAGCAGGACCGCATCATCGGCGAGGCCGCCAAGACCGAGCGCAAGGAAACCGTCGAGGTCCAGCGCGTGCGCATCGAAGAGGCGGCGCCGGTGCAGATCGTGCGCCCGCAGGCGGTGCCCAAGCACGAACGGGTCGAGCGCGAGAAGCAGCAGCCGCTGTTCGCCGATATCCAGGACTCGGACCTGCCGCCGCTGTCGCTGCTGGACCCGATCCCGCCGCACCAGGAAACCGTCAGTGCCGAGACCCTGGAATTCACCTCGCGCCTGATCGAGAAAAAGCTCAAGGACTTCGGCGTCGAGGTCAAGGTGGTGGCGGCCTACCCGGGCCCGGTCATTACCCGGTACGAGATCGAGCCCGCCACCGGGGTCAAGGGCAGCCAGGTGGTGAACCTGGCGCGCGACCTGGCGCGTTCGCTGTCGCTGGTGTCGATCCGCGTGGTCGAGACCATCCCGGGCAAGAACTACATGGGGCTGGAGCTGCCCAACCCGAAGCGCCAGACCGTGCGCCTGTCGGAAATCCTGGGGTCGCAGGTCTACAACGAGAGCGCGTCCAGCCTGACCATGGCGCTGGGCAAGGACATTGCCGGCAAGCCGATGGTGGCCGACCTGGCGCGCATGCCGCACTGCATGGTGGCCGGCACCACCGGCTCGGGCAAGTCGGTGGGCATCAACGCGATGATCCTGTCGCTGCTGTACAAGGCCAAGCCCGAAAGCGTGCGCCTGATCCTGATCGACCCGAAGATGCTGGAAATGAGCGTCTACGAGGGCATCCCGCACCTGCTGTGCCCGGTGGTGACCGACATGCGCCAGGCCGGCAACGCGCTGAACTGGGCGGTCGGCGAGATGGAGCGCCGCTACAAGCTGATGAGCAAGCTGGGCGTGCGCAACCTGGCCGGCTACAACAAGAAGATCGACGAGGCCGCGGCGAAGGAAGAGAAGATCCCGAACCCGTTCAGCCTGACCCCGGACGCGCCGGAGCCGCTGGACAAGCTGCCGACCATCGTCATCGTCATCGACGAGCTGGCCGACCTGATGATGGTGGTCGGCAAGAAGGTGGAAGAACTGATCGCGCGCATCGCGCAGAAGGCGCGCGCCGCCGGCCTGCACCTGGTGCTGGCCACGCAGCGCCCGTCGGTGGACGTGATCACCGGGCTGATCAAGGCCAACGTGCCGACCCGGATCGCGTTCCAGGTCAGCAGCAAGATCGATTCGCGCACCATCCTCGACCAGCAGGGCGCCGAAACGCTGCTGGGCATGGGCGACATGCTCTACCTGGCCCCCGGCACGGGGCTGCCGGTGCGCGTGCACGGCGCCTTTGTCTCGGACGACGAAGTCCACCGGGTAGTGGAAAAGCTCAAGGAATCGGGCGAGGCCAACTACATCGAGGGAATCCTCGAAGGCGGCCTGACCGATGACGGCGGCGGCGACGGTTTCGGCGGCGGCGCCGGCATCGGTGGTGGCGGCGGCGAAGCCGATCCGCTGTACGACCAGGCGGTCGAGGTGGTGCTGAAGAACCGGCGCGCGTCGATCTCGCTGGTGCAGCGCCACCTGCGCATCGGCTATAACCGTGCCGCGCGGCTGCTCGAGGACATGGAGAAGGCCGGGCTGGTCTCGGCCATGTCGGGCAATGGCAACCGCGACATCCTGGCGCAGGGTGGCGGCGCCGCGCGCGAAGATGACTGA
- the lolA gene encoding outer membrane lipoprotein chaperone LolA, with the protein MPNRILVSACAALAMFALQAPAHAAATDQLQSFVTGVKSARGEFTQRQVKGQGANVKVTGTSSGTFVFSRPGKFTWRYTRPYEQLLQADGQTLYIYDKDLNQVTERKLDGALGSSPAAILFGSNDLDQNFVVKNGPTRDGVEWLELTPKAKDTQFERIGIGFKGGNLEAMELRDAFGNTTLLTFTGMQKNPPLAADAFRFTVPKGADVMKQ; encoded by the coding sequence ATGCCAAACCGCATCCTCGTGTCGGCTTGCGCCGCGCTGGCGATGTTTGCGCTGCAGGCGCCGGCCCACGCCGCCGCGACCGACCAGCTGCAGAGCTTTGTCACCGGCGTGAAGAGCGCGCGCGGCGAATTCACGCAGCGCCAGGTCAAGGGGCAGGGCGCCAACGTCAAGGTGACCGGCACCTCCAGCGGCACCTTCGTGTTCTCGCGCCCGGGCAAGTTCACCTGGCGCTATACCAGGCCCTACGAGCAGCTGCTGCAGGCCGACGGCCAGACCCTGTACATCTATGACAAGGACCTGAACCAGGTGACCGAGCGCAAGCTCGACGGCGCGCTGGGCTCGAGCCCGGCGGCGATCCTGTTCGGCAGCAACGACCTGGACCAGAACTTCGTGGTCAAGAACGGGCCGACGCGCGATGGCGTGGAATGGCTGGAGCTGACGCCCAAGGCCAAGGACACGCAGTTCGAGCGCATCGGCATCGGCTTCAAGGGCGGCAATCTCGAGGCGATGGAGCTGCGCGACGCGTTCGGCAACACCACGCTGCTGACCTTTACCGGCATGCAGAAGAACCCGCCGCTGGCGGCCGATGCGTTCCGGTTCACGGTGCCCAAGGGCGCCGACGTGATGAAGCAATGA
- a CDS encoding NAD(P)-dependent alcohol dehydrogenase, whose product MTAMMKAAIFVEPGRIELADKPIPDVGPNDALVRITTTTICGTDVHILKGEYPVAPGLTVGHEPVGVIEKLGSAVAGYREGQRVIAGAICPNFNSYAAQDGVASQDGSYLVPQGLCGCHGYKATAGWRFGNLIDGTQAEYVLVPDAQANLAPIPDGLTDEQVLMCPDIMSTGFKGAENANIRIGDTVAVFAQGPIGLCATAGARLCGATTIIAIDGNDHRLGIARKMGADVALNFRNCDVVDEIMKLTGGRGVDASIEALGTQATFEQALRVLKPGGTLSSLGVYSSDLTIPLAAFAAGLGDHKINTALCPGGKERMRRLVNVIESGRVDLGLLVTHHYPLEDIVAAYDLFASQRDGVLKIAIKPH is encoded by the coding sequence ATGACCGCAATGATGAAAGCCGCCATCTTTGTCGAGCCCGGCCGGATCGAACTGGCCGACAAGCCCATCCCCGATGTCGGTCCCAACGATGCACTGGTCCGCATCACCACCACCACGATCTGTGGCACCGACGTGCATATCCTCAAGGGCGAATACCCGGTCGCCCCGGGCCTGACGGTGGGGCACGAGCCCGTCGGCGTGATCGAGAAGCTGGGCAGCGCGGTGGCCGGCTACCGCGAAGGCCAGCGCGTCATTGCCGGCGCAATCTGCCCGAACTTCAACTCCTATGCCGCGCAGGATGGCGTGGCGTCGCAGGACGGCAGCTACCTGGTGCCGCAGGGGCTGTGCGGCTGCCATGGCTACAAGGCCACCGCGGGCTGGCGCTTCGGCAACCTGATCGACGGCACCCAGGCGGAATATGTGCTGGTGCCCGATGCGCAGGCGAACCTCGCGCCGATCCCGGACGGGCTCACCGACGAGCAGGTGCTGATGTGCCCCGACATCATGTCGACCGGCTTCAAGGGCGCGGAGAATGCCAACATCCGCATCGGCGACACCGTCGCGGTGTTCGCCCAGGGCCCGATCGGCCTGTGCGCGACCGCCGGCGCGCGGCTCTGCGGCGCGACCACCATCATCGCCATCGACGGCAACGACCACCGGCTCGGGATCGCGCGCAAGATGGGCGCGGACGTCGCGCTGAATTTCCGCAACTGCGACGTGGTGGATGAAATCATGAAGCTGACCGGCGGCCGCGGCGTCGATGCCTCGATCGAGGCGCTCGGCACCCAGGCCACCTTCGAGCAGGCCTTGCGCGTACTCAAGCCCGGCGGCACGCTGTCCAGCCTGGGGGTGTATTCGAGCGACCTGACCATCCCGCTGGCGGCGTTTGCCGCGGGGCTGGGCGACCACAAGATCAACACGGCGCTGTGCCCCGGCGGCAAGGAACGCATGCGCCGGCTGGTCAACGTGATCGAGTCGGGCCGCGTCGACCTGGGCCTGCTGGTAACCCACCACTATCCGCTCGAAGATATCGTCGCGGCGTACGACCTGTTCGCCAGCCAGCGCGACGGCGTGCTGAAGATCGCCATCAAGCCGCACTGA
- a CDS encoding Fe(3+) ABC transporter substrate-binding protein — MKTTIRTLLPRAAALALLTLPLAAAAQEKVLNLYTARHYQTDEALYANFTKQTGIRINRIEGQEDPLLERIRNEGANSPADVFITVDIGRLWRAQQAGVFAPVKSKVLESRIPANYRDPNGEWFGFSARGRVIAYNKAAVKAGDIASYEDLADPKWKGKLCTRSSGHVYNLSLISSLIAHDGEARTEQWARGVAANLARVPKGGDTDQLKAVAAGECDVAIANTYYIARLLKSTKPEDKAVAEKLGVVWPNQSSQGVHMNVSGGGMLKHAPNKDAAVKFLEYLASDEAQRYFADGNNEWPVVKGVKVSNPVLEALGEFKSDTINVAELGKYQPQAQKLVDRAGFK, encoded by the coding sequence GTGAAAACCACCATCCGAACCTTGCTGCCGCGCGCCGCGGCACTGGCCCTGCTGACGCTGCCGCTTGCGGCGGCGGCCCAGGAAAAGGTGCTCAACCTCTACACCGCGCGGCACTACCAGACCGACGAGGCGCTGTACGCCAACTTCACCAAGCAGACCGGCATCAGGATCAACCGCATCGAAGGCCAGGAAGATCCGCTGCTGGAGCGCATCCGCAATGAAGGCGCCAACAGCCCGGCGGACGTGTTCATCACGGTGGATATCGGGCGCCTGTGGCGCGCCCAGCAGGCCGGCGTGTTTGCGCCAGTGAAGTCGAAGGTGCTGGAATCGCGCATCCCGGCCAACTATCGCGATCCCAATGGCGAGTGGTTCGGCTTCTCGGCACGCGGCCGCGTGATCGCCTACAACAAGGCCGCGGTCAAGGCGGGCGATATCGCCAGCTATGAAGACCTGGCGGATCCCAAGTGGAAGGGCAAGCTCTGCACGCGTTCCAGCGGCCATGTCTACAACCTGTCGCTGATTTCCAGCCTGATCGCCCACGACGGCGAAGCCCGCACCGAGCAATGGGCGCGCGGCGTCGCCGCCAACCTGGCACGCGTGCCCAAGGGCGGCGACACTGACCAGCTCAAGGCGGTCGCCGCCGGCGAGTGCGACGTGGCCATCGCCAATACCTACTACATCGCGCGGCTGCTGAAGTCGACCAAGCCCGAAGACAAGGCCGTGGCCGAGAAGCTGGGCGTGGTCTGGCCCAATCAGTCGAGCCAGGGCGTGCACATGAACGTCTCCGGCGGCGGCATGCTCAAGCACGCGCCCAACAAGGACGCGGCGGTCAAGTTCCTGGAGTACCTGGCCAGCGACGAGGCGCAGCGCTACTTTGCCGACGGCAACAACGAATGGCCGGTGGTGAAGGGCGTGAAAGTCAGCAACCCCGTGCTGGAAGCGCTGGGCGAGTTCAAGTCCGACACCATCAACGTGGCCGAGCTGGGCAAGTACCAGCCGCAGGCGCAGAAGCTGGTGGATCGGGCGGGGTTCAAGTAA